The following are encoded together in the Acetobacter vaccinii genome:
- the carA gene encoding glutamine-hydrolyzing carbamoyl-phosphate synthase small subunit produces the protein MPMTIDTIIARIGGAEATARLTGVGTEAIRKWRQAQAIPARHWPVIAQATGLSLEDLQPAPIVTDSPAPPQGGSKTGTPMPDARPDGATAALVLADGSVFWGKGFGAFTPASAIGEICFSTSMTGYQETLTDPSFAGQIITFTFPHIGNVGTNAEDAEATRVFARGLVVKEDPTEPANWRSDTSLDAWLKAQGVTGIAGVDTRALTLAIRDNGAQTAALVFPQDGRIDLDSALEAARTWPGLEGMDLAKDVTCAAPYTWDESVWQWPQGSRPAPTNRRKVVAVDYGAKRNILRCLVAAGCDVTVVPATTTGEEILALAPAGVFLSNGPGDPAATASYAVPAIRAVLDAGIPLFGICLGHQLLALSLGAKTYKMERGHRGANQPVKDLATNRVEITSQNHGFAVDANTLPDDAHVTHVSLFDGSNEGLASDRYAAFSVQYHPEASPGPSDSFYLFERFVALIDSHSATK, from the coding sequence ATGCCCATGACCATCGACACCATCATCGCCCGCATAGGCGGCGCCGAAGCCACGGCCCGACTGACCGGCGTCGGCACCGAAGCCATTCGCAAATGGCGGCAGGCGCAGGCCATTCCGGCGCGCCACTGGCCCGTGATCGCACAGGCCACCGGCCTGTCGCTTGAAGACCTCCAGCCCGCCCCGATCGTGACAGACAGCCCCGCCCCCCCACAGGGCGGCAGCAAGACAGGAACACCCATGCCCGACGCCCGCCCCGATGGCGCCACCGCCGCTCTCGTTCTCGCAGATGGAAGCGTATTCTGGGGGAAAGGCTTTGGTGCCTTCACACCCGCTTCGGCCATCGGTGAAATCTGCTTCTCCACCAGCATGACCGGCTATCAGGAAACCCTGACCGATCCTTCCTTTGCCGGGCAGATCATCACCTTCACCTTCCCGCACATCGGCAATGTCGGCACCAATGCGGAAGATGCTGAAGCCACCCGCGTGTTTGCCCGCGGCCTGGTGGTGAAGGAAGACCCGACCGAGCCCGCCAACTGGCGCTCTGACACCAGCCTGGACGCATGGCTGAAGGCACAGGGCGTGACCGGCATTGCCGGGGTTGATACCCGCGCCCTGACACTGGCTATCCGCGACAATGGCGCGCAGACCGCAGCCCTTGTCTTCCCGCAGGATGGCCGGATTGACCTTGACAGCGCGCTGGAGGCCGCCCGCACCTGGCCGGGGCTGGAAGGTATGGACCTGGCCAAGGACGTAACCTGCGCAGCCCCCTACACCTGGGACGAGAGCGTATGGCAGTGGCCGCAGGGCAGCCGCCCCGCCCCCACCAACCGCCGCAAGGTGGTCGCGGTTGACTACGGCGCAAAACGCAACATCCTGCGCTGCCTTGTCGCCGCCGGGTGTGACGTGACCGTTGTGCCCGCCACCACGACAGGTGAGGAAATTCTGGCCCTGGCCCCCGCAGGTGTTTTCCTGTCCAACGGCCCTGGTGACCCGGCCGCTACCGCCAGCTACGCGGTGCCCGCCATCCGCGCTGTGCTGGACGCCGGTATTCCGCTGTTTGGCATCTGCCTTGGTCACCAGTTGCTGGCCCTGTCCCTGGGAGCCAAAACCTACAAGATGGAACGCGGCCACCGTGGTGCCAACCAACCGGTCAAGGACTTGGCAACAAACCGGGTTGAAATTACCAGCCAGAACCATGGTTTTGCGGTTGACGCCAACACCCTGCCCGATGACGCCCATGTCACCCATGTGAGCCTGTTTGATGGCTCGAACGAAGGGCTGGCCTCTGACCGTTATGCGGCTTTTTCCGTGCAGTACCACCCCGAAGCAAGCCCCGGCCCGTCCGACAGCTTCTACCTGTTTGAACGGTTTGTCGCCCTGATCGACAGCCATAGCGCCACGAAATAA
- the carB gene encoding carbamoyl-phosphate synthase large subunit encodes MPKRTDIRSILIIGAGPIVIGQACEFDYSGAQACKALREEGYRVILVNSNPATIMTDPGLADATYVEPITPEVVERIILKEKPDAVLPTMGGQTALNTAMALHASGFLEKHGVELIGARADVIDRAEDRQKFREAMDAIGIESPRSFIAHTLAEAHEALKQIGFPTIIRPSFTMGGSGGGIAYNREEFEQIILSGLDASPTTEVLVEESVLGWKEFEMEVVRDTADNCIIICSIENIDPMGVHTGDSITVAPALTLTDKEYQRMRDASIACLRAIGVETGGSNVQFGINPKDGRMVVIEMNPRVSRSSALASKATGFPIAKVAAKLAVGYTLDELKNDITRTTPASFEPTIDYVVVKIPRFTFEKFPGAPALLSTSMKSVGEAMAIGRSFPEALQKGLRSMETGLNGLDPVEVPGDGGDDAFRAALSQPRPERILMAAQALRAGLSVEDIHEACKFEPWFLREMQRIIAAEREVEAHGLPTDARHLRRLKALGFSDVQLARLSGTQPAEVARLREDKGVVPAYRRIDTCAGEFTSNTPYMYSSYEGYFAPPACESHPTDREKIIILGGGPNRIGQGIEFDYCCVHAAYALREAGYETIMVNCNPETVSTDYDTSDRLYFEPLTAEDVIALIRCEQRNGTVRGCIVQYGGQTPLKLSRALEAAGIPLLGTPADAIDRAEDRERFQAMLHKLGLRQPENGIARNPEEAEAVAERVGYPVVVRPSYVLGGRAMEIVYDRASLQRYMRDVLRLAGHEISSGPILLDRYLNEAIEADVDCIADGTTVYVAGVMEHIEEAGIHSGDSACALPPYTLSPAIVTELKAQTEAMARELGIVGLMNVQYAIKDQEVFVLEVNPRASRTVPFVAKATGVPVAKIGARVMAGDQLSAFNLDDKAVVPHVAVKEAVFPFNRFAEVDTILGPEMRSTGEVMGLDTSFERAFAKSQLGAGVKLPTSGAVFLSVRESDKPQLPALGRLLASMGFKILATRGTARKLRESGIEVENINKVLEGRPHCVDAIRSGEVQMVINTAQGAQSVADSFDIRRSALVLGIPHYTTMAGARAATHAIAAIRKGPLEVAPLQSYFSGSF; translated from the coding sequence ATGCCCAAACGGACAGACATCCGCTCCATCCTCATCATCGGCGCCGGTCCTATTGTTATCGGTCAGGCGTGCGAGTTTGACTATTCCGGCGCACAGGCCTGCAAGGCCCTGCGGGAAGAAGGCTACAGGGTCATCCTGGTCAATTCCAACCCGGCCACCATCATGACCGATCCGGGCCTTGCGGACGCCACCTATGTGGAGCCCATTACCCCCGAGGTGGTCGAGCGCATTATCCTCAAGGAAAAACCCGACGCCGTGCTGCCCACCATGGGTGGCCAGACAGCGCTGAACACAGCCATGGCGCTACATGCTTCAGGCTTTCTGGAAAAGCATGGGGTGGAACTGATCGGTGCGCGCGCCGACGTGATCGACCGTGCGGAAGACCGGCAGAAATTCCGCGAAGCCATGGACGCCATCGGCATTGAAAGCCCGCGCAGCTTTATTGCCCATACCCTGGCTGAAGCGCACGAGGCCCTCAAGCAGATCGGCTTTCCCACCATTATCCGCCCCTCCTTCACCATGGGTGGGTCTGGCGGTGGTATTGCCTACAACCGCGAAGAGTTTGAGCAGATCATCCTCTCCGGTCTCGACGCCTCCCCCACCACGGAAGTGCTGGTGGAAGAATCCGTCCTGGGCTGGAAAGAGTTTGAAATGGAAGTGGTCCGCGACACGGCGGACAACTGCATTATCATCTGCTCGATCGAGAACATCGACCCCATGGGCGTGCATACGGGTGACTCCATCACCGTTGCCCCCGCGCTGACGCTGACCGACAAAGAATACCAGCGTATGCGCGATGCCTCCATCGCCTGCCTGCGCGCCATTGGCGTGGAAACGGGGGGGTCGAACGTGCAGTTCGGCATCAACCCCAAGGACGGCCGCATGGTGGTGATTGAAATGAACCCCCGTGTCTCGCGCTCCTCCGCGCTGGCATCCAAGGCAACCGGCTTCCCCATTGCCAAGGTCGCGGCCAAGCTGGCTGTTGGCTACACGCTGGACGAGCTGAAGAACGACATCACGCGCACCACCCCGGCCTCCTTCGAGCCGACGATCGACTATGTGGTGGTCAAGATCCCGCGCTTCACCTTCGAGAAGTTCCCCGGCGCGCCTGCCCTGCTGTCCACCTCCATGAAGTCGGTGGGTGAGGCCATGGCCATTGGCCGCTCCTTCCCCGAAGCCCTGCAAAAGGGCCTGCGGTCGATGGAAACCGGCCTGAACGGGCTGGACCCGGTCGAAGTGCCCGGCGATGGTGGGGACGACGCCTTCCGCGCTGCCCTGTCCCAGCCCCGGCCGGAACGCATCCTCATGGCCGCACAGGCGCTGCGTGCGGGCCTGTCGGTTGAGGATATTCACGAAGCCTGCAAGTTCGAACCCTGGTTCCTGCGGGAAATGCAGCGCATCATCGCCGCCGAGCGTGAGGTGGAAGCCCACGGCCTGCCCACCGATGCCCGCCACCTGCGCCGCCTGAAGGCCCTGGGCTTTTCCGACGTGCAGCTTGCCCGCCTGTCGGGCACACAGCCTGCGGAAGTTGCCCGCCTGCGTGAAGACAAGGGCGTGGTGCCTGCCTACCGCCGGATTGATACCTGCGCGGGTGAGTTCACCTCCAACACGCCCTATATGTATTCCAGCTACGAAGGGTATTTTGCCCCCCCAGCCTGTGAATCCCACCCGACCGACCGCGAGAAGATCATCATCCTTGGTGGTGGCCCCAACAGGATCGGCCAGGGGATCGAGTTCGACTACTGCTGTGTGCATGCGGCCTACGCCCTGCGCGAAGCGGGTTACGAGACCATTATGGTCAACTGTAACCCCGAGACGGTCTCCACCGACTATGACACCTCCGACCGGCTGTATTTTGAACCGCTGACCGCCGAGGATGTGATTGCCCTGATCCGTTGCGAACAGCGCAACGGCACGGTGCGCGGCTGCATTGTGCAGTATGGTGGCCAGACCCCGCTCAAGCTGTCCCGCGCGCTGGAGGCCGCAGGCATTCCGCTGCTGGGCACCCCGGCCGATGCCATTGACCGGGCAGAAGACCGCGAGCGTTTTCAGGCCATGCTGCACAAGCTGGGCCTGCGCCAGCCTGAAAACGGCATTGCCCGCAACCCTGAAGAAGCCGAGGCCGTGGCCGAGCGCGTGGGCTACCCGGTGGTTGTCCGCCCGTCCTACGTGCTGGGTGGCCGTGCGATGGAAATCGTTTACGACCGCGCCTCGCTCCAGCGCTACATGCGCGATGTGCTGCGTCTGGCCGGGCACGAAATTTCCTCTGGCCCGATCCTGCTCGACCGCTACCTTAACGAAGCCATTGAGGCCGATGTGGACTGCATTGCCGACGGCACCACCGTTTATGTGGCTGGGGTCATGGAACATATTGAGGAAGCAGGCATCCACTCTGGCGACAGCGCCTGCGCCCTGCCCCCCTACACCCTGTCCCCCGCAATCGTGACCGAACTGAAAGCCCAGACAGAAGCCATGGCCAGGGAACTGGGCATTGTCGGGCTGATGAACGTGCAGTACGCCATCAAGGATCAGGAAGTCTTTGTGCTGGAGGTTAACCCCCGCGCATCGCGCACGGTGCCGTTTGTCGCCAAGGCCACGGGGGTTCCGGTGGCTAAAATCGGTGCCCGTGTCATGGCGGGTGACCAGTTGAGCGCCTTCAACCTTGATGACAAGGCTGTGGTGCCGCATGTCGCGGTCAAGGAAGCGGTCTTCCCCTTCAACCGCTTTGCGGAAGTGGACACCATCCTCGGTCCGGAAATGCGCTCCACCGGCGAAGTCATGGGTCTGGACACCTCCTTCGAGCGGGCTTTTGCCAAATCCCAGCTTGGGGCGGGCGTCAAGCTGCCTACATCGGGGGCTGTGTTCCTGTCGGTGCGCGAAAGCGACAAGCCGCAGTTGCCTGCGCTGGGCCGCCTGCTGGCGTCCATGGGCTTCAAGATCCTGGCCACACGCGGCACCGCCCGCAAGCTGCGTGAGTCCGGTATTGAGGTGGAAAATATCAACAAGGTGCTCGAAGGGCGGCCCCACTGCGTGGATGCCATCCGCTCGGGTGAGGTGCAGATGGTCATCAACACCGCACAGGGCGCGCAGTCCGTTGCTGACAGTTTTGACATCCGCCGCTCGGCCCTGGTACTGGGTATTCCGCACTACACAACCATGGCGGGTGCGCGGGCTGCAACCCACGCCATTGCGGCAATCCGCAAAGGACCGCTTGAAGTTGCGCCGCTTCAGTCATATTTTAGCGGATCGTTCTAA
- a CDS encoding threonine ammonia-lyase → MISLEDITAAAERIRGKVIRTPTIASHALSKATGADITLKLENLQAVGSFKERGAANKLALLSAEERARGVIAVSAGNHAQGVARHASLLGIDAVIVMPRFTPAGKVVRTRNWGAKVLLEGESFAEALAFAQNLQAREGRTFVHPYDDPAVMAGQGTCALELLEDAGPLDALVVPIGGGGLLSGCAVAARALRPDLRLIGVQVENYDSLCAFPGPATRPNGGATIAEGIAVLQIGQQTDAVIRKLVDEVLVVSESAVENAITLLAEGAKQVSEGAGGAALAAVLTYPELFRDKKVALPISGGNIDSRILANTLLRAMLRDGRILRLVMEIPDRPGVLADISKTIGQAGGNIIEVSHQRLFAAPSVQAAELEVMIEARDPEHAAQITKALEKTYIVRRA, encoded by the coding sequence ATGATCTCTCTTGAGGATATCACCGCGGCGGCCGAGCGCATCCGCGGCAAGGTCATCCGCACGCCCACCATTGCCTCGCACGCATTGTCCAAAGCCACTGGCGCGGACATTACGCTCAAGCTGGAAAACCTGCAGGCGGTAGGGTCCTTCAAGGAACGCGGGGCAGCCAACAAGCTGGCCCTGCTGTCCGCCGAGGAACGCGCACGCGGTGTTATTGCCGTTTCCGCTGGCAATCATGCCCAGGGCGTTGCCCGCCATGCCAGCCTGCTGGGGATAGACGCCGTTATTGTCATGCCCCGCTTTACACCGGCAGGCAAAGTGGTACGCACCCGCAACTGGGGGGCAAAAGTGCTGCTGGAAGGCGAAAGCTTTGCCGAAGCACTGGCCTTTGCCCAGAACCTGCAGGCGCGTGAAGGCCGGACCTTTGTCCACCCCTACGACGACCCCGCCGTTATGGCCGGACAGGGCACCTGCGCGCTGGAACTGCTGGAAGATGCCGGGCCGCTGGATGCGCTGGTCGTGCCTATTGGCGGTGGCGGCCTGCTGTCGGGCTGTGCCGTTGCGGCCCGTGCCCTGCGGCCTGACCTGCGCCTTATTGGTGTGCAGGTTGAAAATTATGACTCGCTCTGCGCTTTCCCCGGCCCGGCCACCCGCCCTAACGGCGGAGCAACCATTGCCGAGGGTATTGCCGTCCTGCAGATCGGGCAGCAGACCGATGCGGTTATCCGCAAGCTGGTGGACGAGGTTCTGGTTGTCTCGGAATCTGCGGTTGAAAACGCCATTACCCTGCTGGCCGAAGGCGCCAAACAGGTCAGTGAAGGCGCCGGCGGTGCCGCACTGGCTGCGGTGCTGACCTACCCTGAACTTTTCCGGGACAAGAAAGTCGCCCTGCCGATCTCGGGCGGGAACATCGACAGCCGTATCCTGGCTAATACCCTGCTGCGCGCCATGCTGCGCGACGGGCGCATCCTGCGGCTTGTCATGGAAATCCCTGATCGCCCTGGCGTGCTGGCTGATATTTCCAAAACCATCGGACAGGCCGGGGGGAACATCATAGAAGTCTCCCACCAGCGCCTGTTTGCCGCGCCATCGGTGCAGGCTGCGGAGCTGGAAGTCATGATCGAGGCGCGTGACCCCGAACATGCCGCCCAGATTACCAAAGCGTTGGAAAAAACCTACATCGTCCGCAGGGCCTGA
- the bcsA gene encoding UDP-forming cellulose synthase catalytic subunit, giving the protein MVQWSRIMPYALMSLGVALVVLASQVIVPPGMQLYLAVLTMLCALVVDHRKGHAATLLLVSFSLFVSLRYMCWRILTTLHFDNWFQALLTMALIFAEVYSWIILFLGYVQLAWPLARKEQPLPHDRALWPTVDVYIPTYNEDLSVVRNTVLAAKAMDWAEGKVKVYILDDGRRPEFALFAQEADVGYITRPDNRHAKAGNLNHAMRYTDGEVIAVFDCDHIPVKSFLTRTVGWMVANPRIALVQTPQHFYSLNPFQRNLVTREGLPPEGNLFYGLIQPGNDFWNATLFCGSNAVLRREALDHIHGFAVETVTEDAHTSLKLQRKGWETAYLRETLAGGLATESLALHIGQRVRWARGMVQIFRVDNPLLHKGLRLGQRLCYLAAMLHFFFPLPRLVFLLAPLAFLFMGQSVINAAPLAVMMYAIPHLFHSSITQSRMHGRWRYSFWGDVYETSLAPFLMPVVLKAFFMPWRATFNVTAKGGMVEHDYLDARMIWPNVVVCALLTLGVLVGAFGMYRHAADVRLFQVYLMSVIWAIVNAVVVMGAIAVGYERRQIRRAHRLPAQLDVTVTVTDGETQTSYPGQTIDISKGGLSVRTAQPVTAPSTMIMVTYVNERDGIRVEVPACIMGQQNTVLRLEWRSRDLQDEAAIVGMVFGRSDTWLYWDDFRSDKPWRSLLLLLRSNLAFMVSVLVRGRGMQIR; this is encoded by the coding sequence ATGGTGCAATGGTCCAGAATAATGCCTTACGCGCTGATGAGCCTGGGGGTTGCGCTTGTCGTCCTGGCCAGTCAGGTGATTGTGCCGCCGGGAATGCAGCTTTACCTGGCGGTGCTGACCATGCTGTGCGCGCTGGTGGTGGACCATCGTAAAGGGCACGCTGCAACGCTGTTGCTGGTCAGTTTCTCTCTGTTTGTATCGTTGCGCTACATGTGCTGGCGCATTCTGACAACATTGCATTTTGACAACTGGTTTCAGGCTTTGCTGACCATGGCGCTGATTTTTGCCGAGGTCTATTCCTGGATCATTCTGTTTCTGGGCTATGTGCAACTGGCCTGGCCACTGGCCCGTAAGGAGCAGCCCCTACCGCATGACAGGGCGCTGTGGCCGACGGTCGATGTCTATATTCCCACATATAATGAAGACCTGAGCGTGGTCCGCAACACGGTGCTTGCGGCAAAGGCCATGGACTGGGCCGAAGGGAAGGTGAAAGTCTATATTCTGGATGACGGACGTCGCCCGGAGTTTGCGCTTTTCGCGCAGGAGGCAGATGTTGGCTACATCACCCGGCCCGACAATAGACATGCCAAGGCTGGCAACCTCAATCACGCCATGCGGTATACGGATGGGGAGGTCATAGCCGTTTTTGACTGCGACCATATTCCCGTCAAAAGTTTTCTCACACGGACTGTGGGCTGGATGGTGGCCAACCCGCGCATTGCGCTGGTTCAGACCCCGCAGCATTTCTATTCCCTCAACCCGTTTCAGAGAAATCTGGTCACGCGTGAAGGCCTGCCGCCTGAAGGAAACCTGTTCTACGGCCTGATCCAGCCGGGCAATGACTTCTGGAACGCAACACTGTTTTGTGGCTCCAACGCCGTTCTGAGGCGGGAGGCATTGGATCATATCCACGGCTTTGCTGTGGAAACGGTGACTGAAGACGCCCATACCTCGCTCAAGCTCCAGCGCAAGGGGTGGGAGACTGCCTACCTGCGCGAGACCCTGGCCGGAGGGCTGGCAACAGAAAGTCTGGCCCTGCATATTGGCCAGCGTGTGCGCTGGGCACGGGGCATGGTGCAGATTTTCCGCGTTGATAACCCGTTGCTGCACAAGGGGCTCAGACTTGGGCAGCGGCTTTGCTATCTGGCCGCCATGTTGCACTTCTTCTTTCCTTTGCCGCGGCTGGTGTTTCTGCTTGCGCCTCTGGCGTTCCTGTTCATGGGGCAAAGCGTTATCAATGCGGCTCCTCTGGCGGTGATGATGTACGCCATTCCGCATCTTTTCCATTCCAGCATTACACAGTCGCGCATGCATGGGCGGTGGCGCTATTCCTTCTGGGGTGATGTGTACGAAACCTCACTGGCACCGTTTCTGATGCCTGTGGTGCTCAAGGCGTTTTTCATGCCTTGGCGTGCAACCTTTAACGTGACCGCCAAGGGCGGAATGGTCGAGCATGACTATCTGGATGCGCGGATGATCTGGCCCAATGTGGTGGTCTGTGCGCTGCTGACATTGGGTGTGCTGGTCGGGGCGTTTGGAATGTACAGGCACGCTGCCGACGTCCGCCTGTTTCAGGTGTATTTGATGAGTGTAATCTGGGCTATCGTCAACGCGGTTGTGGTGATGGGGGCCATTGCCGTGGGGTATGAGCGCAGGCAGATCCGCCGTGCGCACAGACTGCCCGCCCAGCTCGACGTTACCGTTACCGTGACGGATGGGGAGACACAGACCAGCTATCCGGGCCAGACCATCGATATTTCAAAAGGTGGCCTGTCCGTGCGGACAGCACAGCCGGTGACAGCACCCTCGACGATGATCATGGTCACGTATGTGAATGAGCGTGATGGTATCCGTGTGGAGGTGCCCGCCTGCATTATGGGCCAGCAGAATACAGTGCTCCGTCTGGAATGGCGCAGCCGCGATTTGCAGGATGAAGCTGCCATTGTCGGCATGGTGTTTGGTCGTAGCGATACATGGCTGTACTGGGACGACTTCCGCTCCGATAAGCCATGGCGCAGCCTGCTCCTGCTGTTGCGGAGCAACCTTGCCTTTATGGTGTCGGTGCTGGTCCGTGGCCGGGGGATGCAGATCCGGTAA
- the dnaG gene encoding DNA primase codes for MAIDPGFLDELRARTPIASVIGRRVKLARSGRNWKGCCPFHGEKTPSFYVYDDHFHCFGCGVHGDVISFVMQMEGKAFPETVEELASAAGMEVPAQTREAERAVIHARSLEDVLVAAQKVWAEALYRPEGRAGLDYLLQRGLTRDTLAAFGLGWASERRGALVEVLGREGIAPERMAEAGLMRVDEDGRPKGELFWGRVTFPIRDRKGRLVSFGGRILGDGQPKYLNGPETPLFSKRRLLFGLDRARAAVRAPRPRGESGPDLLVVEGYMDVIALHQAGFCGAVAPLGTALTTEQLEVLWQVAPVPILCFDGDAAGRKAAVRAAEVALPLLQPERSLRICLLPEGEDPDSLLRGQGGQAMAGLLAGAQPLSSVLFSLLAGGLGDNPAPEERAALRRKLTEAAALIPDKALASEYRSALLDSFFAAFRRSGRGGGGPRQGGGRGGYAGGDGLARSDAVPVVLDQVRERQRLLLCLLLRHPALMPDVEEALCRLDLPQPLDRLRGLLLDLSAEGGLPASGGALWQWACNNAAEATIRAVMRVEEVAAIAEADGMEEEDQAQLALARTRWWHFYGLLNRDGFEREVTQDVARFFAGGGGDSSQWQRLQARLETLEKLRRGSVDGVDL; via the coding sequence ATGGCGATAGACCCCGGTTTTCTGGACGAACTGCGCGCACGCACCCCCATAGCGTCTGTGATCGGGCGCAGGGTCAAGCTTGCGCGCTCCGGCCGGAACTGGAAGGGCTGCTGCCCCTTCCATGGGGAAAAAACGCCCTCTTTCTATGTCTATGACGACCATTTTCACTGCTTTGGCTGCGGTGTGCATGGTGATGTCATCTCCTTTGTCATGCAGATGGAAGGCAAGGCTTTTCCGGAAACGGTGGAGGAGCTTGCCTCAGCCGCAGGCATGGAGGTGCCCGCCCAGACGCGGGAGGCCGAGAGGGCGGTGATCCATGCCCGCTCGTTAGAGGATGTTCTGGTCGCGGCGCAGAAAGTGTGGGCTGAGGCGCTGTACAGGCCAGAGGGCCGCGCAGGACTGGACTATCTGCTGCAACGCGGGCTGACGCGGGACACTCTGGCCGCCTTTGGGTTAGGCTGGGCGAGCGAGCGTCGGGGTGCCTTGGTCGAGGTGCTGGGGCGCGAAGGAATCGCCCCTGAAAGAATGGCCGAAGCCGGGCTGATGCGGGTTGATGAGGACGGCAGGCCCAAGGGGGAGCTGTTCTGGGGCCGCGTGACGTTTCCTATCCGCGACCGCAAGGGCCGTCTGGTCTCCTTTGGTGGGCGTATTCTGGGTGACGGGCAGCCCAAATATCTGAACGGTCCTGAAACGCCCCTGTTTTCCAAACGCAGGCTGCTGTTTGGTCTGGACCGTGCGCGTGCCGCAGTCCGTGCCCCACGCCCAAGGGGAGAGAGCGGACCGGACCTGTTGGTGGTTGAAGGGTATATGGATGTCATAGCCCTGCATCAGGCCGGGTTCTGTGGCGCTGTGGCCCCGCTGGGTACGGCGCTGACAACCGAGCAGTTGGAGGTGCTGTGGCAGGTCGCTCCTGTGCCGATCCTCTGTTTTGATGGGGATGCCGCAGGGCGCAAGGCTGCTGTGCGTGCAGCAGAGGTCGCATTGCCGCTGTTGCAGCCCGAGCGGTCGCTACGGATCTGCCTGCTGCCGGAGGGGGAGGACCCCGACAGTCTGCTGCGCGGGCAGGGCGGGCAGGCCATGGCGGGCCTGCTGGCGGGCGCGCAGCCGTTGTCGTCTGTGCTGTTCTCCCTTCTGGCGGGGGGGCTTGGTGACAATCCTGCGCCGGAGGAAAGGGCCGCCCTGCGCCGTAAACTGACCGAGGCTGCGGCTCTGATCCCCGACAAGGCGCTGGCGTCGGAATATCGTTCGGCCTTGTTGGACAGTTTTTTTGCGGCTTTCCGCCGGTCGGGGCGCGGTGGTGGTGGGCCAAGGCAGGGGGGTGGCCGGGGGGGATATGCCGGGGGGGATGGTCTTGCGCGCTCCGATGCTGTACCTGTGGTGCTGGATCAGGTGCGGGAGCGCCAACGGCTGCTGCTGTGCCTGTTGCTGAGGCACCCGGCACTCATGCCGGATGTGGAGGAGGCCCTGTGCCGCCTTGACCTGCCCCAGCCCCTGGACAGGCTGCGTGGCCTGTTGCTGGATCTTTCAGCCGAGGGCGGGTTGCCTGCAAGTGGCGGAGCCTTGTGGCAGTGGGCCTGCAATAACGCGGCTGAGGCAACCATTCGGGCCGTGATGCGTGTAGAAGAGGTAGCCGCCATTGCCGAGGCTGACGGCATGGAGGAGGAAGACCAGGCCCAGCTGGCGCTTGCCAGAACCCGGTGGTGGCATTTTTATGGTCTTCTGAACAGGGATGGTTTTGAGCGCGAAGTGACGCAGGATGTTGCGCGCTTTTTTGCCGGAGGGGGCGGAGATTCCAGCCAGTGGCAGCGGTTGCAGGCCCGGCTGGAAACACTGGAAAAATTACGCCGTGGCAGCGTGGATGGGGTTGATCTCTAA
- a CDS encoding GatB/YqeY domain-containing protein: MTLRESLMADLKTAMKAGEAARVATIRMITARLKDVEIAGRAKGVDTLSEEEGLSALRGMIKSRTESATLYRDGGRPELADKEEAEIAVIRSYLPPELDEAALEAAVVDAIAQTQAASVKDMGKVMAELKGKFGAALDMARASAAVRARLA, from the coding sequence ATGACCCTTCGCGAAAGCCTTATGGCCGACCTGAAAACCGCGATGAAGGCGGGCGAGGCTGCCCGTGTTGCAACAATCCGCATGATTACGGCCCGCCTGAAGGATGTGGAAATTGCCGGGCGCGCCAAAGGGGTGGACACCCTGAGCGAGGAAGAAGGCCTGAGCGCTCTGCGCGGCATGATCAAGTCCCGCACGGAGTCCGCAACCCTGTACCGCGATGGCGGGCGGCCGGAACTGGCGGATAAGGAAGAAGCCGAAATTGCCGTGATTCGCAGCTATCTGCCGCCCGAGCTGGATGAAGCCGCGCTGGAAGCCGCTGTGGTGGACGCCATTGCACAAACGCAGGCCGCCTCGGTCAAGGACATGGGCAAGGTCATGGCCGAGCTGAAGGGCAAGTTCGGGGCCGCGCTTGATATGGCGCGTGCCAGTGCTGCCGTGCGGGCGCGGCTGGCCTAA
- the greA gene encoding transcription elongation factor GreA, which translates to MQKTPMTGKGLQQLEDELRKLKSEERPAVIRAIAEARSHGDLSENAEYHAARERQSFIEGRILELEDIISTAEVIDPASLSGSHVKFGATVCLVDEDTDKEITYQIVGLHEAEIKQGKISISSPLAKSLIGKQEGDTVSVPAPGGDRTYEILSVKFI; encoded by the coding sequence TTGCAGAAAACTCCCATGACGGGCAAAGGCCTGCAACAGCTGGAAGACGAACTTCGCAAGCTGAAATCCGAGGAACGTCCGGCTGTCATCCGCGCTATCGCGGAAGCCCGCAGCCATGGCGACCTGTCTGAAAATGCCGAATACCATGCCGCGCGTGAACGCCAGTCGTTTATCGAAGGCCGTATTCTGGAGCTGGAAGACATCATCTCCACGGCCGAGGTGATCGACCCTGCCTCTCTCTCGGGCAGTCACGTCAAGTTCGGCGCCACTGTCTGCCTTGTTGATGAAGACACCGACAAGGAAATTACCTACCAGATCGTTGGCCTGCACGAAGCTGAAATCAAGCAGGGCAAGATTTCCATTTCCTCACCGCTGGCCAAATCCCTTATTGGCAAGCAGGAAGGGGACACTGTTTCCGTTCCCGCACCGGGCGGCGACCGCACGTACGAAATCCTGTCCGTAAAATTTATCTGA